TGGTTTGTAAATCTTAAACTTTCGCGGCTGCTAATGTCAAACTTATTCAGATATTCAACGCTGTCTGTTGGCGTGGTCGGGTGAATCTTTCGGAGATTCTCGGTTTGCATTCCCATCTGCAGACTACAGTTTCAAGAGACGTTGCGGCTAACATGAGGTTTCGATTCACATCTTGCCTCATTACTGCCTCAGAAGCGAGCCACTGTGTGAATCTTACCTCCATAGATGCTTGAACCGCTGTTGGAATTGTCCATTGCAAAGGATGAAGAATTAATAGGTTTATCAAAGACTTCCATTTGACCTAGGCTCAAAAACGTGGAATATATTAATTATAGTGTCGTATATAGTAACACAATATATTTTACAAATCAGGAGTGGGTTACTAATCATAGAAACACATTTCGCAGCCGGCACAAAATATACACCGCATTGTTGCAGTAGCTACATGCGGTATGGCCTGCTGTACATGTTCACTCTCGTCTAGCAGAGCACTGTCCTCCTTTTATGATTTTTGACTATTTCTGTTACTGAAAAAAGTAGAGGTCAAAGAAATTTACGCCTTCAGCATCTTTCGTTGCTCCTCATGTAGTTTACTCAGGAGTTAAGCACGCAGAAACTATTGATAACTGCAAGGATATGTTCAAGCGATCTTGATAAGAACGTTTTTCTGTAAGAAAGAGCTTAGAACTTTGTGTCGGAAAGCAAGCCTACAGTTGAAATAGGGATATTAGCTAAGACGGAGTTAAGCGAAGTACGACAGAGTGAACAGTTGACAAGACATCATGTGAGTATTATACCTGTTTTTAAACCGGTCAAAAGGCAAGTAGACACTGAAAAGTTCTGCGTGGCTAGAGGATAATGAGGCACTAGGTAGCCTATTTGTCAGACCTTAGTTAGTCGTGTACGTTAAGCATTAGACGTCTCGTCCACAAAACCGAGCGTGTTGGTGTAGTGGTCAGCTGGTTATTTCTTGGATGCCCCTGGTCGCTTTAGGCTTATCTCCTTTCCCACACAAGTAGAATATCCGTGTTCAGCCCTTTCATCGCTGACAGCTCGCTGAATCTTGATCTTCCTTCCTGCGTTCATGCACAGTTATTGGCAGTAGACCGATAAGCAGCGGAGTGGACGACTTTAGACCGTGACTTTTCCAAAGAACGTCCTCTCGCCTTTTccctaaatctggatagcctgatggagatttgaacttctccagaatTGAACTGTTTTAATAATCCCGCAATGTCGTGTGCAGGTTTGTATGTTGTAATGTAATAATCTTTTTCCAGAATCGTCCTCTGATCGATCCTTCGGAGATCCTGCGTCCGGAACCCATCCACGCAGGGAAACCGATCGCCCAGTTCAGGGACTACACCATTGACGACACGGACCCCATCAAGGAACGAGTCCGCAAGCTCTACTACGACATGCACAAGCACCAGACCGTCGACTTCGTCAAGAGTAAGTCCGCTCTGCGCAACCAGAGTTGCTGCGAAGTATTCCTGATCGCTGGTTGCCGTGCTCTTACTCTTACGAACATGTCGCCTATCTTACAGAACAGCACGCCAAGTGGCTGAAGTTCGACAAGTTCCGCGCGCCCATCATGGACACGCTGGAGAGGCTGAGCGGCATGCTGGACCAGAGTGACCCCGACGTCGACGTGCCCAACATCGTGCACGCCTTTCAAACGGCGGAGCGCATTCGCGAGGACCACCCGGACTGTGACTGGCTGCAGCTGACAGGACTGCTACATGACATGGGCAAGGTGAGCTCACACAAACTAATTGTTCTTTAAGACGAGGTATTGTATCCTCGTGGTTCCTCCTGCGGATGAAGGGATTAACagataaattttgaataaagtaaACAATAGTTTTATCTTGCTTTACAAAACTTAATTTTCGTAAGACACAGGATTTGGGTTGTAAGCCCATATTCCGGTACACAACTAATTCCAGAGATGGCACCCAGTTATAAACCTCAAAAGACCATACGACCTGTAAGTGAGGTCGTACGAAGATAAAGCTTTGTGAAACAAGACGAAAAACGGTTTTGTTTGTACAATATACAGTGTCACACCAAGGAACTATAGCTGAATGAATTACAATGAAAGGATCTTTTTCTTATTACTTAAATATCAATCATAGCAGTAAGGTTCCTTCGAAAACTCTGCTTGCAACTCTATTATATCAGGTTTCTCTCCGAATAACCGTCAGGAGCATTTTCCTGGTATTTCCGCAGAttatgcaatttcgtttttgcaatgtacaGCTGAAGCCAACCCAAACAAATACGGCTTATCAAGTTTTTCATGCGAGGTCCAGTGTCGGTGGGAAACGATGATTTGTTTCGGGttacaaatgaaaggaaaattttacgtgctcattcaaTAGATCGGTATCAGATAAGTCAGTACGTTGTTTTATCGGTACATattgacagggacagtaaaacaattAGAATAACCAAAACTTCAGCAGTGACAGCACTGCTCTGTATCGTGCCTACAGCTACCTCCATGCAGCAGTGCTGCTCAGTAGCTGCTGGATTACAGATTGATCATTCTTTGTGTTTTGCTGCCTCTATTAAAACGTACCAATAAAACGACTACCGAACTAATGTCTGATGTATGGAATTCCGCCGTGAAAATAATTtcctttgtaatgggaaacaaaccgatacTATCCGTCGATGCTGGGCGTCACATGGAATGCATGATGAACAATTTTTGTTTTGGACCGattcagctacacaatgcaaagCCTAAATTGCAAATACCTTCCCAAACAACCAGACAAAATGTACTTGAGGACTCCTTGGCGAGTTGCCTTATATAAATAATTGTAGAATGTATGCCAGCCATTTGCATATTAACCTTAGCGTTGGAGTGAAGGAAACTCACCTCAGGGCCGAACAGAATCCTGGTCCAATAAACTTTTATTCAAGACAAAATAAAACGTAGGACATTAAACACTGATTTTCAAAACACAAGTAACATGAGAAGCACATTTCTTGACAACTGGATACTTTTTGGCATCATTCCCACCTGCGACGACTTTGCGTCAAACATCATTCGCgccagtaaataaaaataatggtTATTAATGCAATGACAGTGAAGTACTGATTCAGGAGACATGAATGATGAAGTAAACCTGTCGTTCCAGATAATGGCGTTCTACGACGAGCCGCAGTGGGCCGTTACTGGAGACACTTTCCCTGTTGGCTGCGCTTGGGCC
This genomic interval from Schistocerca serialis cubense isolate TAMUIC-IGC-003099 chromosome 8, iqSchSeri2.2, whole genome shotgun sequence contains the following:
- the LOC126416594 gene encoding inositol oxygenase-like, whose product is MASAKVMNRPLIDPSEILRPEPIHAGKPIAQFRDYTIDDTDPIKERVRKLYYDMHKHQTVDFVKKQHAKWLKFDKFRAPIMDTLERLSGMLDQSDPDVDVPNIVHAFQTAERIREDHPDCDWLQLTGLLHDMGKIMAFYDEPQWAVTGDTFPVGCAWADSIVYRNTTFHDNPDTYNPKYNTKYGMYTPNCGLDNVLMAWGHDEYVYRLLKHNGSKLPEMGHKIIRFHSFYPWHSSGDYMHLCNEADMETLKWVLEFNKYDLYSKSDEMPDIEKLKPYYQSLIDKYVPGVLSW